The genomic DNA CGCTCATTCAAAATTATCGTCAAAAAATGAATCGAAAACTGTTTCCAATACTGCAGTGAAAGCTTGCGGCGTGTTTATATTAACTCTTCTTTGATGAGGAGAAATATTGCGCGTTCAGACGCTCAACATAGTACGATTAACTTCAATTCTTACACAAacatgtttgaattttttcatcatctttgGAAGAAACGTcgtgcaattaaaaaaaatcgacCAACAAAAGGAAATTCACAAATGAAACATAGATTAcctgtatttttctttttcagcttcaGATTCTGAGTCAGTTCTCTAGCTTCAACATTAATTTATGTCCACCACGAAGTTTTCAGATACAAGGAAAACATatctttaaatttctcttgtgtTGACGCTGTTTATTAGTGACacgtaaaggaaaaaaacactaaaGAGGATGAATATTCCAAACACGGTAATCTGCTTACAAATTTGTTTCCTGATTGCAACTATCCTTGAATCAAAAATGATGTAAGATGATAGCGATTCGCGGATTGAACGAACCTTTTCACGCAGACGAAGtaatttccaacactttttAATTTACTGTGAGCTGGTAGCATTACTAAATCTTCACCCAGTACACGGTACGCCAAGCTTAAACTCATAAGTgtaaaaataatgagaaaaattaACGATTCACCTGTGACTATGTCGCAAGCGGAAGAAATCGAAGATTCGCCGAAATGTTTCAACAAGGAGAACCCATTGTGCAAGTCGTCGTTAAGTTTACATAATTTACCTTTCGCAATCCATGTAAACGTTGGAATATTTTATTTGCACTTGTTGACCAATCAGATATAAGGGTCTTTATTCCTTGTTGTTTCTTATTGAATAATCTCTCACTTGGGGTCCTGCGTATTAAAATGAATTTCCAAGCTACTGATAAAACATATACCTGCCCAAGGGCTATTTTAGCGGTGAACTTTATAACAGAGTTTAATGACATTGTTCGAGTAATGACAGACAAGATGTCTTGTTctattaatttctatttttattcctTCCAAGTAATTGTGGTAAATAACTAAGTTTTATATTCAAACTGTGTAAAACAGTTTCGATCGACGACTTAACATTTGATAAATATCCTAACTTATTCAGTATAAAAACGTTTTATACAGCACTTTGCCGGCAATTCTCTcgaatgttattttaaaatggaatctgttataaatttttttaggtCCATTTTATCATACAAATATTTCTCACgtgagaaatttaaaatctttagATTCTCGCGATAAACTTTTAACTAGAGGCCGACTATATCTCCTAGCGAAATGTCGGGTAAAGTCAGTGTTGACATCAAATCATCCCAATAGCGTGCATGTAATTTCATAGTCAATAAACAGTATTTCGCACCGCTGGTGAGTTTTGTCATCTAAGATTTTAGTCTGATCCGCGAACTTTCCTTCCACGACCTGAATCGCTAAATATTGCCGAAGAGGCGgaatttaaaaccttttaaataACAGTTTCTTGGAGCCAACTCTCAACGTATCATTGTGTAAAAAAATCTGCTTTCACTACACCATGCAAATCTTTGGAAATTTGTAACTTGCCACTGACTCATCATATTTCCCATCCATTTCTGCCATCTGCTTTGCATCATGGCCATTTTTTTCCAATCGACAGGTTCATAAAAAATCCAAATacgtaataaaaaaattcaaatttctaaaatagTCCAATGAACCTATAGTTGGCGTATTTTTAAAGGGAATAAGTCACGCGTATGCGGTGAAATTTAACATTCAAATTGAAAAGTCTGCCCCAGGCCCTTTGTGATGTCTTCAAACGTTGTGAGGACTGGCAATTAATACACGATAATCATTTTCAGAACAGCTCCTGCTGATCACAGTTTTCGTCTGAAAGACTTCCGGTACGCTCGATCCCACCAACAAACCACAACCTTTTAACTCTCGTACTTTATTAATTAATCCGTCTCTTGAAGCCTTGTGTTTAACGCTTTTCTTTAACTGACTGGTGCGGATCTTCTGATAGCGCGCCATTTTATAAAAAATCCCCAATGATAAGAGAACCACGGTCAGAATTAACACACTTGGTGCGACTACGCTGGCCACTTGCATTGCAGGCGTTGATTCCGTACATTTGTCCGTACATTTGTCGGAGACAGGCCCAGCGACTTCTTTGTCGTCGCTAGACGCATGCTCCCCGGTGTCCATGTTGCCCCTGTTTTGAAGagtttttgttatttctgagagtattagaaaaacaaagaaaatttcaaaatgtactctgaactaacattataagaatcgtatggttgacagtaaggagaattacaaagtTGATcgaggagttaaaaggttaaaactgTGGCGTAGCCAGCTTTACGACTTGTTGTAGGCCTGTACctaaagaaagttaaattttttgtttcaaatttgcaagagtcatgttttgaaaatcaagTGGGCGAAAAGAAATTGTGGGTTATGTGTAACGCACAAATAACTGAATTACGTTGTCTTACGTGACCGTGACGCTTATAGCATGATCCAATTTTAGAAGTGGGACTtcttttctataattttaatATAACCGCCCGAAATATGAAATCTTTTGCTGCAGCTTTTGCTAGCTGGATTCTCTGTTTGATAGTTTCCCGCCTTTCAGGTCACGTCACGTACGTGACTCCGAATTTCTacgtcaggagcccattacccggagcTTCCATACCAATTG from Pocillopora verrucosa isolate sample1 chromosome 10, ASM3666991v2, whole genome shotgun sequence includes the following:
- the LOC131791750 gene encoding uncharacterized protein — encoded protein: MRAKEMMNRILILMLTLFVTMFPIVTADVSCFCNSPSCPQALCKSSQQCFSKLVKANGNFSTSVSYGCIETLDPSLSCLNSSLMICCDKDLCNMPNMLREITKTLQNRGNMDTGEHASSDDKEVAGPVSDKCTDKCTESTPAMQVASVVAPSVLILTVVLLSLGIFYKMARYQKIRTSQLKKSVKHKASRDGLINKVRELKGCGLLVGSSVPEVFQTKTVISRSCSENDYRVLIASPHNV